One window of the Pseudomonas sihuiensis genome contains the following:
- a CDS encoding helicase HerA-like domain-containing protein, translating to MPLNSQFVLGAGSDGQAVGQPLRLANRHGLIAGATGTGKTVTLQRLIETFSDAGVAVFAADVKGDLCGLGAAGAPQGKVAERIASMPWLNHQPQAYPVTLWDVHGQSGHPLRTTLSEMGPLLLGALLELTDSQQAALYAAFKVADREGLLLLDLKDLKALLGYLKDDPQVLGADSALFTSTSAQALLRRLAGLEQQGAEALFGEPALQLEDLLHPDRDGRGRVHLLDASRLVHEAPKVYATFLLWLLAELFEQLPERGDADKPVLALFFDEAHLLFQGTPKALQERLEQVVRLIRSKGVGVYFVTQSPSDLPDDVLAQLGLRIQHGLRAFTAKEQKALRAVADGFRPNPAFSALSVLTELGIGEALVGTLEEKGTPAMVQRVAIAPPQSRIGPLNEVERAALVRQSPLAGRYDKPVDRESAYELLTARAEQARNVEPVEPAEKRKAEPGLGDMASDLIGSAMKSALRQAANQIGRQLVRGLMGSLTGSRKR from the coding sequence ATGCCTTTGAATTCACAGTTCGTATTGGGTGCTGGCAGTGATGGCCAGGCGGTTGGTCAGCCTTTGCGCCTGGCCAACCGTCACGGTCTTATTGCCGGTGCCACCGGCACCGGCAAGACGGTGACCCTGCAACGGCTGATCGAGACCTTCAGTGACGCCGGGGTGGCGGTGTTCGCCGCTGATGTCAAAGGTGATCTGTGTGGCCTGGGCGCTGCTGGCGCACCGCAAGGCAAGGTCGCCGAGCGCATCGCCAGTATGCCCTGGCTCAATCACCAGCCGCAGGCCTACCCGGTGACGCTGTGGGACGTACATGGCCAGAGTGGCCACCCGCTGCGCACCACCTTGAGCGAAATGGGCCCGCTGCTGCTCGGTGCTCTGCTCGAACTGACTGACAGCCAGCAGGCTGCGCTCTACGCAGCGTTCAAGGTGGCTGACCGTGAAGGTCTGTTGCTGCTCGACCTGAAAGACCTGAAGGCGCTGCTCGGCTATCTCAAGGACGATCCGCAAGTGCTGGGCGCGGACAGCGCACTGTTCACCAGCACCTCGGCGCAGGCGTTGTTACGTCGTCTGGCAGGGCTGGAGCAGCAGGGTGCCGAGGCCCTGTTCGGCGAGCCGGCGTTGCAGCTCGAAGACCTTCTACACCCTGATCGCGATGGTCGCGGGCGCGTGCACTTGCTCGATGCCTCCCGCCTGGTTCATGAGGCGCCCAAGGTGTATGCAACCTTCCTGCTGTGGCTGTTGGCCGAACTGTTCGAACAACTGCCGGAGCGCGGTGACGCCGACAAACCGGTACTGGCGCTGTTCTTCGACGAGGCGCACCTGCTCTTTCAGGGTACGCCCAAGGCGCTACAGGAGCGCCTGGAGCAGGTGGTGCGGCTGATTCGCTCCAAGGGCGTCGGGGTGTATTTCGTCACCCAGTCGCCGAGCGATCTGCCGGACGATGTCCTGGCTCAGCTCGGCCTGCGTATTCAGCATGGCTTGCGCGCGTTCACGGCCAAGGAGCAAAAGGCCCTGCGCGCAGTGGCCGATGGTTTTCGCCCGAACCCGGCATTCAGCGCGCTCAGCGTGCTCACCGAACTGGGGATTGGTGAAGCATTGGTTGGCACGCTGGAGGAAAAAGGCACACCGGCCATGGTTCAGCGCGTGGCCATCGCGCCACCGCAGTCGCGTATCGGCCCGCTGAATGAGGTCGAACGTGCGGCATTGGTGCGTCAGTCGCCGCTGGCTGGGCGCTACGACAAGCCTGTCGATCGCGAGTCGGCCTATGAGCTGCTCACCGCGCGTGCGGAGCAGGCTCGCAATGTCGAGCCAGTCGAGCCGGCAGAGAAGCGGAAGGCGGAGCCGGGGCTGGGCGATATGGCCAGTGATCTGATTGGCAGCGCGATGAAGAGCGCGCTGCGCCAGGCCGCCAACCAGATTGGTCGGCAGCTGGTGCGGGGGCTCATGGGCTCGCTGACGGGTAGCAGGAAGCGTTAG
- a CDS encoding methyl-accepting chemotaxis protein encodes MSKNLQFSHKILLAASLVVIVAFSLFTLYNDYLQRNAIREDLESYLQEMGNVTASNIQNWLSGRILLVESTAQSISNDSEPDRVVKLLEQKALTSSFAFTYLGTESGGFTMRPDEQMPADYDPRTRPWYKDALAAGGTTLTEPYVDAATGELIITIATPARPAGVVGGDLSLQTLVNIINALDFDGIGYAFLVSADGKVLVHPDKNLVMKNLKDIYPQNTPRISSEFSEAQLDGDTRILTFTPVKGLPSVSWHIGLSIDKAKAYSMLTEFRASAIIATVIAVVLIIALLGLLIRVLMQPLTAMGKAMEDIAKGEGDLTKRLAIQSNDEFGALARSFNQFVERIHSSIREVSSATVQVNEVAKLVVNASNSSMVNSDEQASRTNSVAAAINQLGAAAQEIARNAADASSQASDARHQAEDGGKVVQQAIRSMSELSNKISDACAKIEMLNSKTVDIGQILEVIKSISQQTNLLALNAAIEAARAGEAGRGFAVVADEVRNLAHRTQESAQEIEKMIEELQVGSRESVTTMTESQRYSEESVDIANQAGERLGTVTARIGEIDGMNQSVATATEEQTSVIESLNMDIIEINTLNQEGVENLQATLRACGDLEQQAARLKQMVDSFRI; translated from the coding sequence ATGAGCAAAAACCTGCAGTTCAGCCACAAGATTCTGCTCGCAGCATCGCTGGTGGTGATAGTCGCCTTCTCCCTGTTCACCCTCTACAACGATTACCTGCAACGCAACGCCATCCGTGAAGACCTGGAAAGCTACCTGCAGGAGATGGGCAATGTGACCGCCAGCAACATCCAGAACTGGCTGTCGGGGCGCATCCTGCTGGTGGAAAGCACAGCGCAGTCGATCAGCAACGACAGCGAGCCGGATCGCGTGGTCAAACTGCTGGAGCAGAAGGCGCTGACCTCTTCATTCGCCTTTACCTATCTGGGCACCGAAAGCGGCGGTTTCACCATGCGCCCGGACGAGCAGATGCCCGCTGACTATGACCCACGTACGCGCCCCTGGTACAAGGACGCCCTGGCCGCTGGCGGCACCACCCTTACCGAGCCTTACGTCGATGCCGCCACCGGTGAGCTGATCATCACCATCGCTACCCCGGCCAGGCCCGCTGGCGTGGTCGGTGGCGACCTCAGCCTGCAGACGCTGGTGAACATCATCAACGCGTTGGATTTCGACGGCATCGGCTACGCCTTCCTGGTCAGCGCCGACGGCAAGGTTCTGGTGCACCCGGACAAGAACCTGGTGATGAAGAACCTCAAGGACATCTATCCGCAGAACACCCCGCGCATCAGCAGTGAATTCAGCGAAGCGCAGCTCGATGGCGACACCCGCATCCTCACCTTCACCCCGGTCAAGGGCCTGCCCTCGGTCAGCTGGCATATCGGCCTGTCGATCGACAAGGCCAAGGCCTATTCCATGCTCACCGAGTTCCGCGCCTCGGCCATCATCGCCACGGTGATCGCCGTGGTGCTGATCATCGCCCTGCTCGGCCTGCTGATCCGAGTGCTGATGCAGCCGCTGACCGCCATGGGCAAGGCCATGGAGGATATTGCCAAGGGCGAGGGCGACCTGACCAAGCGCCTAGCGATCCAGTCCAATGACGAATTCGGCGCCCTGGCGCGCTCGTTCAATCAGTTCGTCGAACGTATCCACAGCTCGATCCGTGAAGTGTCATCGGCCACCGTCCAGGTCAACGAAGTAGCCAAGCTGGTGGTCAATGCCTCCAACTCCTCGATGGTCAACTCCGACGAACAGGCCAGCCGCACCAACAGCGTGGCAGCTGCCATCAATCAGCTCGGCGCGGCTGCACAGGAAATCGCCCGCAACGCCGCCGACGCCTCGAGCCAGGCATCGGATGCCCGCCATCAGGCAGAAGACGGCGGCAAGGTGGTGCAGCAAGCGATCCGTTCGATGAGTGAACTGTCGAACAAGATCAGCGACGCCTGCGCCAAGATCGAGATGCTCAACAGCAAGACCGTGGACATCGGCCAGATCCTTGAGGTGATCAAGAGCATCTCCCAGCAGACCAACCTGCTGGCACTCAACGCCGCCATCGAGGCGGCTCGTGCCGGCGAGGCGGGACGCGGTTTCGCCGTGGTCGCCGATGAGGTGCGCAACCTGGCGCACCGCACCCAGGAGTCGGCGCAGGAAATCGAGAAAATGATCGAGGAACTGCAGGTCGGATCGCGAGAATCGGTCACCACCATGACCGAGAGCCAGCGCTACAGCGAAGAAAGCGTGGACATCGCCAACCAGGCCGGCGAGCGCCTGGGCACGGTGACCGCCCGTATCGGCGAGATCGATGGGATGAACCAGTCGGTGGCCACCGCCACCGAAGAACAGACCTCGGTAATCGAGTCACTGAACATGGACATCATCGAGATCAACACCCTCAACCAGGAGGGCGTGGAAAACCTGCAGGCCACCCTGCGCGCCTGCGGCGATCTGGAGCAACAGGCCGCACGCCTCAAGCAGATGGTCGACAGCTTCCGAATCTGA